One Myxocyprinus asiaticus isolate MX2 ecotype Aquarium Trade chromosome 20, UBuf_Myxa_2, whole genome shotgun sequence genomic region harbors:
- the znf365 gene encoding protein ZNF365 isoform X2: protein MQQKVCTRNTALFVKNGQVCGAGAPPQYPFRCPRCGEHERFQSLASLRAHLEYSHPFQTKHDISLLYTRDHCNTDHMKGCKSSNSDMHKVRDAGTNTNSNSNGRGEHKLMTPEMCPDQKRTSPERSINVGATSAGVGPLSAPVVSVEKRLEGMMRTANSSMERRLLRLSSELAQTDTAILCERAHSHHLAQEKQEVLERERALSRQVDAAVMVIATLKQQLSISEHELERREQEVITIQKFLEAAAQHEMCGKVRLRRFIEGLLRRISLAERLLEYYQSAPHRHCCTAHPVPMSSELGPQRITQSRYGSTGFTFREQIILK, encoded by the exons ATGCAGCAGAAAGTGTGCACACGCAACACAGCGCTGTTTGTGAAGAACGGTCAGGTGTGTGGAGCTGGCGCCCCTCCACAGTATCCATTCCGCTGCCCACGATGTGGAGAGCATGAACGTTTTCAGAGTCTAGCCTCTCTCAGAGCTCACCTAGAGTACAGCCACCCATTTCAGACTAAACATGACATCAGCCTCCTGTATACAAGAGATCACTGTAACACGGACCACATGAAAGGCTGCAAAAGCTCCAATTCTGACATGCATAAAGTACGTGATGCTGGCACAAATACTAATTCAAACTCAAATGGGAGAGGAGAGcacaaactcatgactccagaaATGTGCCCTGATCAGAAGCGGACTTCCCCAGAGAGGAGCATCAATGTTGGGGCAACATCAGCTGGTGTGGGGCCCCTCTCAGCTCCAGTGGTGTCGGTGGAGAAGAGGTTGGAGGGGATGATGAGGACAGCCAATAGCAGTATGGAACGACGTCTACTGCGGCTCAGCTCAGAGCTGGCTCAGACAGACACAGCCATACTGTGTGAGCGTGCTCACTCGCACCACCTGGCCCAGGAAAAACAGGAAGTGCTGGAGCGAGAGCGGGCGCTCAGCAGACAGGTTGACGCCGCAGTCATGGTGATTGCCACACTGAAGCAACAGCTCAGCATCTCGGAGCACGAATTGGAAAGGAGGGAACA GGAAGTCATTACCATTCAGAAATTTCTGGAAGCAGCGGCACAGCATGAGATGTGTGGGAAGGTTCGTTTGCGACGGTTCATTGAGGGCCTGCTGCGGCGGATTTCGCTGGCAGAGAGACTACTGGAATATTATCAGAGTGCCCCCCACAGGCATTGTTGCACAGCTCACCCT